The following coding sequences lie in one Eleginops maclovinus isolate JMC-PN-2008 ecotype Puerto Natales chromosome 21, JC_Emac_rtc_rv5, whole genome shotgun sequence genomic window:
- the topbp1 gene encoding DNA topoisomerase 2-binding protein 1, producing the protein MSKGDKEGFIVKFVESKGHKTEYAVKAYEAISELQSDKYLKTIDEDAVLQMDQKDKSLFVFSSFTTQAFLHCKKLGCRLVSPLVVLYCLKQQHCVPKAEKPVYNMAMADITISCTSLDKATRTEMMDLVQLMGGRVYLDLNVSVTHLIAGEVGSKKYLVAASLSKPILLPTWVQACWEKSQDSLFRYTDLPVEDYLCPVLRGCTVCVTGLSSMERKEVQRLCDQHGANYTGQLKMNECTHLIVSEPTGQKYECARKWNVYCVSLHWLFDSIEKGFCQDESRYTVDRNASKTPRQHTSTPTGTNKKEEGSSLLGLSHISVNASMTINDTALTNATISRLEAPDPLDTLDLTVCPADDILDGCKLYLCGLPGKKLEKLRRLVNIAGGLRFNQPSEDLTHVVMGQLDQGFKVFLSKATHRPHVVTVQWLLDSFTEGSLLPEANYLHQDCLPPAEPAVSVPAHQTSTSRYSAGPPAASPSTPRQTRAEEDLLSQYMDDDPTIVDMPPPAEGNSRMSSRKSIRMSTDHWAPNHTRGPEPDSTLHEASEAGLFFGKGFLLVGFGAESEAQLSVLVTENGGRVLIGRNRVVADYAVVPLLGCSVEATVDEVVTDTWLAMCVEKECVLPLSSNPLFTAVPVLDGRLPLKDCVLSVSQFTGAERESLVELAKHLGANVQDYFVRLANQKKGMLASTHLVLQSPEGTKYQAAKKWGFPAVTMYWILESARTGRRAEEGRFLVDLPPSPEREDESFVNGSQKPIMPPPACASPEIPLLGVQSGKAITPLDLGRFQSKVFRSVLDEMKPKEDISTPKQSKEGGRRNPLQKEPSLQLDTPSRFLSRDQLFRPSFNVKDALGALETPGGRTKPGERVETPLTDVINRNLKVALANSSRTSVSDMQAISASPQFTKTTEKEVPEKESGPLAGVVICVGKKLSKMQGEINAIAASLGADFRWACDDTVTHYIYQGRVGDNTREYRGVKERGLHVVSQYWLQACAEEQRHVAESLYPFTYNPKMSLNLSQVPNNTQRSPPFTRTQLQDITEAKKDTSEHIAAEEATPLRRVSDGSTNQDEMNDAADRTDISETLDMRVNLQKQLQEIMSATKLTTGRRTSVRLSRMGSGGADSEPQTPDRFGRCGSRRTLEALRVSREAAMDINTEPSQIEQIVWDDPTAREERAKLADNLQWPGSPSQYSETFVPPPAEHVPELRDSMTDSELVEMAACDVIDQQMGQRVMTSTTEEPELDILTPKAPSIAFPLANPAVAPEPQEEEKQPPRFQLSSLSPQERIDYSHLIEELGGVVLDKQSFDPSCSHIIVGTPLRNEKYLAAMAAGKWILHRSYLEACRSVGCYIQEDEYEWGSSSILDALPSITSQQRRLAFAAMRWRKTLQGCSEQEGAFSGWTVMLNIDQSRESGFRRLLQSGRAKVLPSPSPSLYKETTHLFADFSRLKPGDFRVDVSEATSQGVTCLKPEYIADYLMQEPTPPMELYFLTEVTEASTEEAQGTPSRKRKAAADNARLKKTRLN; encoded by the exons ACAGAGATGATGGATCTGGTGCAGCTCATGGGAGGACGAGTCTATCTTGATCTAAATGTATCCGTCACACACTTGATAGCAGGAGAGGTGGGCAGTAAGAAATACTTGGTAGCTGCCAGCCTGAGTAAACCCATCTTGCTGCCCACGTGGGTCCAAGCTTGCTGGGAAAAATCGCAGGACAg TCTTTTCAGGTATACAGATCTACCCGTAGAGGACTATCTTTGTCCTGTGCTGCGTggctgcactgtgtgtgtgaccggTCTCTCCAGCATGGAGCGGAAAGAGGTGCAGCGACTCTGTGATCAGCACGGGGCCAACTACACCGGTCAGCTGAAAATGAACGAGTGTACACACCTCATCGTTAGCGAGCCAACAG gtcaGAAGTACGAGTGTGCGAGGAAGTGGAACGTGTATTGCGTGTCTCTGCACTGGCTCTTTGACAGCATAGAAAAGGGCTTTTGTCAAGACGAGAGCAGGTACACTGTGGACCGTAACGCGTCAAAGACCCCTCGACAACATACGTCCACCCCCACTGGCACCAACAAGAAGGAGG AGGGTTCATCTCTGCTGGGTTTGAGCCACATCTCTGTCAATGCTAGCATGACAATAAATGACACAGCCCTCACCAATGCCACTATCAGCCGCCTGGAAGCTCCTGACCCCCTAGACACTCTGGATCTCACCGTATGCCCGGCTGATGATATACTGGACGGCTGTAAG CTGTATCTGTGTGGCCTGCCGGGGAAGAAACTGGAGAAGCTGCGGCGTCTTGTGAACATTGCAGGAGGTCTGCGCTTCAACCAGCCCAGTGAGGATCTCACACACGTGGTCATGGGACAGCTGGACCAGGGCTTCAAGGTTTTTCTGTCCAAGGCAACACACAG GCCACATGTAGTAACAGTGCAGTGGCTGCTGGACAGTTTCACCGAAGGCAGTCTACTCCCAGAAGCGAACTACCTCCACCAAGACTGTCTGCCCCCTGCTGAGCCGGCTGTTTCCGTTCCTGCCCATCAAACCTCCACGTCCCGTTATTCAGCCGGTCCCCCCGCAGCCAGTCCCAGCACACCCAGGCAAACACGAGCAGAGGAAGATCTGCTTTCTCAGTACATGGATGATGACCCTACAATAG TGGACATGCCCCCACCAGCAGAAGGCAACAGCAGGATGTCCAGCAGGAAGTCCATCCGTATGTCCACTGATCATTGGGCACCCAACCACACCAGAGGACCAGAGCCGGACTCCACCCTGCATGAAGCCAGCGAGGCGGGATTGTTTTTTGGAAAGGGTTTCCTTCTCGTGGGCTTTGGCGCCGAGTCTGAGGCCCAGCTCTCTGTCCTGGTGACAGAAAACGGAGGCAGGGTGCTGATTGGCAGAAATCGTGTGGTGGCGGACTATGCTGTGGTCCCACTGCTGGGCTGTTCAGTGGAGGCCACCGTGGACGAGGTGGTCACGGATACCTGGCTG GCCATGTGTGTGGAGAAGGAGTGTGTTCTGCCGCTGTCCTCCAACCCTCTGTTCACAGCTGTCCCTGTGCTGGACGGTCGTCTTCCTCTCAAAGATTGTGTTCTCTCTGTCAGCCAGTTcacaggagcagagagggagtcTTTGGTGGAGCTGGCCAAGCACCTGGGAGCAAA TGTCCAGGATTACTTTGTGCGCCTGGCCAATCAGAAGAAAGGCATGCTGGCCAGCACACATCTAGTGCTGCAGAGCCCTGAAGGCACTAAGTACCAGGCAGCGAAGAAATGGGGGTTCCCAGCCGTCACCATGTACTGGATCCTGGAGTCTGCTCGGACCGGCCGGAGGGCAGAGGAGGGGAGATTCTTAGTTGACCTGCCACCCTCACCAG agagagaggatgagagtTTTGTCAATGGGTCCCAGAAGCCAATCATGCCCCCCCCAGCATGTGCGTCTCCAGAGATCCCTTTGCTGGGCGTCCAGAGCGGTAAGGCTATTACCCCGCTGGATTTGGGACGCTTCCAGAGCAAAGTGTTCCGCTCCGTGTTGGACGAGATGAAGCCCAAAGAAGACATCAGCACCCCCAAACAAAGCAAGGAAGGCGGCAGGAGGAACCCGCTCCAGAAGGAACCCTCCCTGCAGCTGGACACCCCCTCCCGTTTCCTCAGCAGAGACCAGCTGTTCAGGCCCTCTTTCAACGTTAAG GACGCACTAGGAGCATTGGAGACTCCGGGGGGGAGAACCAAACCAGGAGAGAGGGTGGAGACACCTCTTACTGATGTCATCAACAGGAACCTGAAGGTGGCTCTTGCCAATAGCTCCCGAACCAGCGTGTCAGATATGCAAGCCATTTCTGCCAGCCCCCAATTTACCAAGACGACTGAGAAAGAG GTCCCAGAAAAGGAATCAGGTCCTCTGGCTGGTGTTGTGATCTGTGTGGGAAAGAAGCTGAGCAAAATGCAAGGAGAGATCAACGCCATCGCTGCCTCGCTCGGAGCGGACTTCAG GTGGGCTTGTGACGATACAGTGACACACTACATCTACCAGGGCCGTGTGGGGGACAACACCCGGGAATACAGAGGAGTGAAGGAGAGGGGACTGCACGTGGTCTCCCAGTACTGGCTGCAGGCG TGTGCTGAAGAGCAGAGGCATGTCGCCGAGTCTCTGTATCCGTTCACCTACAACCCCAAGATGAGCCTGAACCTGAGCCAGGTGCCCAACAACACTCAGAGGTCTCCACCTTTCACAAGAACCCAACTCCAAGACATCACCGAGGCCAAGAAAGACACG AGTGAACACATTGCCGCAGAAGAGGCCACACCATTACGCCGCGTAAGTGATGGAAGCACAAATCAAGACGAGATGAATGATGCTGCAGATAGAACTG ATATTTCAGAGACTCTAGATATGAGGGTGAACCTTCAAAAGCAGCTCCAGGAGATCATGTCAGCCACCAAGCTGACGACAGGGAGGCGGACATCTGTTAGACTCAGCAGGATGGGATCAGGAGGGGCCGACTCGGAACCCCAGACACCTGATCGGTTTGGACGCTGTGGGAGCCGACGCACCCTGGAAGCTCTGAG GGTCTCCAGAGAAGCTGCTATGGACATAAACACAGAGCCTTCTCAGATTGAGCAGATCGTTTGGGATGACCCCACAGCACGGGAGGAGAGGGCCAAGCTGGCAGATAACTTGCAGTGGCCTGGGAGTCCCTCCCAATACTCTGAGACGTTCGTACCTCCCCCTGCAGAGCACGTCCCTGAGCTCAGGGACTCCATGACGGACTCAGAGCTGGTGGAGATGG CTGCTTGTGATGTCATCGACCAGCAGATGGGCCAGAGAGTCATGACTTCTACAACAGAGGAGCCAGAACTGGACATCCTCACTCCTAAAGCCCCCAGCATCGCCTTCCCTCTCGCCAACCCTGCAGTAGCGCCAGAGCCACAG gaggaagagaagcagcCACCCAGATTCCAGCTTTCCTCCCTCAGCCCTCAGGAGCGCATTGACTACAGTCACCTCATAGAGGAGCTTG GCGGTGTAGTCCTCGACAAGCAGTCCTTCGACCCCAGCTGCTCACACATCATCGTAGGGACTCCTCTGCGGAATGAGAAGTACCTCGCAGCGATGGCGGCCGGCAAATGGATCCTGCACCGCTCGTACCTGGAGGCCTGCCGCTCTGTGGGTTGCTACATCCAG gaggaTGAGTATGAGTGGGGCAGCAGCTCCATCCTGGATGCGTTGCCCTCCATCACCTCGCAGCAGAGGAGGCTGGCGTTTGCTGCCATGCGCTGGAGAAAAACCCTGCAGGGGTGCTCTGAGCAGGAG GGAGCCTTCAGCGGATGGACGGTCATGCTGAACATCGATCAGAGCAGAGAATCAGGCTTCAGGCGATTACTGCAGTCTGGCAGGGCCAAG gtCCTGCCGAGTCCCTCCCCGTCTCTTTACAAGGAGACCACTCACCTGTTTGCAGACTTCAGTCGACTGAAGCCCGGAGACTTCAGAGTGGACGTGTCAGAGGCTACCTCGCAGGGAGTCACATGCTTAAAGCCAGAGTACATTGCAGACTACCTCATGCAG GAGCCGACTCCACCCATGGAGCTGTACTTCCTGACAGAAGTGACAGAAGCTTCCACGGAAGAAGCTCAAGGCACTCCGTCACGTAAAcgcaaagcagcagcagacaacGCAAGGCTGAAAAAAACACGTCTGAACTGA